GCTCCTATTATGTGCCTATTTACAGATCATCTTTTCAAGAATCATCTTGTCTGTTTCTAGCATACCTTGTGATCCAATTTCGGCTACATTTGCAATGGTTTTTTCTACATCTTGGTCAATAATCCCATCGGTGTCACCAATACAAACATTGTCAATTGCTAGAAGGGCAAGCTGAATCGCTTGGTTCACAGCTGCAGATATCTTTAAAGAACAGCCTAGTTTGGCTCCATCACAAATCATTCCAGTAAGTCCCCCTGCCATGTTTTGTATTGCTGCTTCTATTTGGCTACAGTTTCCGCCCATAAGATACGTGATTCCTGCACTTGCTCCTGTACCAGCAACCATGGCCCCACAAAGTGCACTCAATCGTCCAAGTTTTGACTTAATGTGGATGGTTATAAGGTTACTTAATGCCAAAGCACGGATCATCTTTTCCTCGTTTTTCATCAAACGGTCTGCAACAGCGATAACAGGCAACATGGCAGTGATCCCTTGGTTTCCAGAGCCTGTTGTGGTCATCACAGGAAGTGTACAACCTGCCATACGTGCATCGGATGCAGCACATGCTTTACTTTGTGCATAGTTGATAAGACCAGGAGATAGAATACCCTTTTCTACGTTCTCCATGACCTTTTTACCTACTTGCAAACCGTATTCGTGGGTTAGCCCCTCTTTTGATACGGCTAAGTTCATCTCAACCGCTTCACGTAAGAATTGAATCTCTTCAAAAGGAATAGAGACCGTAAATTCTAGTATTTTCTTAATGGTGAGGTTTAGGTCGTTCTTTGACTCTTCCGCGTGATCTATATTTGAAGTATCCTCAAGTACAGAGACTACTTCGTCGTTAATCTTAAGCTCATAAAAAGCGGTATGATCTTTTTTTATGATAGCAGATGCTTTTCTATCACCAGCATAACAAAGGCTCTCAATATATAGCATTTCGCTTGTCTCTTTTTGCTCTACAGCGACTTTTTGCTGTTCAACAAAGAGTTTTGCTTTTTCTGTGTTTTCTGGAGATACATCGGCAAGTACTTCTAATTTTTTTTCAGAAATTCCGCCCATCGCACCCATGGCTGCAGCAATAGGAATTCCTCTCATTCCTGTTCCTGGGATACCTACACCCATTGCATTTTTAAGAATGTTACGACTCACTTTAATGACGATGTTTGTAGGGTCTTCTCCAAGGAGTTCAGCTGCTTTGGCAGTAGCCAGTGCTACTGCAATTGGCTCTGTGC
The Prolixibacteraceae bacterium DNA segment above includes these coding regions:
- a CDS encoding L-serine ammonia-lyase, iron-sulfur-dependent, subunit alpha codes for the protein MDRQYQKQILELLKSEVVPAMGCTEPIAVALATAKAAELLGEDPTNIVIKVSRNILKNAMGVGIPGTGMRGIPIAAAMGAMGGISEKKLEVLADVSPENTEKAKLFVEQQKVAVEQKETSEMLYIESLCYAGDRKASAIIKKDHTAFYELKINDEVVSVLEDTSNIDHAEESKNDLNLTIKKILEFTVSIPFEEIQFLREAVEMNLAVSKEGLTHEYGLQVGKKVMENVEKGILSPGLINYAQSKACAASDARMAGCTLPVMTTTGSGNQGITAMLPVIAVADRLMKNEEKMIRALALSNLITIHIKSKLGRLSALCGAMVAGTGASAGITYLMGGNCSQIEAAIQNMAGGLTGMICDGAKLGCSLKISAAVNQAIQLALLAIDNVCIGDTDGIIDQDVEKTIANVAEIGSQGMLETDKMILEKMICK